Genomic DNA from Streptomyces venezuelae:
CGAGTCCCCGAAGTCCATGACGATCCCGATGATCGTGCTCGCCTTCGGTTCGGTGTTCGCGGGTGGCTTCTTCAGCATCGGCGACCGCTTCACGCACTGGCTCGAGCCGGTCACCCAGCACGACCACGGCGACTCGCCGCTGAGCGCGGCCACGGTCACGGGCGCCACCATGGTGGTCCTCGTCATCGGCGTCGCCCTCGCCTACGTGCAGTACGGGCGCAGGCCCGTCCCGGTCACGGCCCCGCGCGGCTCGGTGCTCACCCGTGCCGCCCGCCGCGACCTCCTCCAGGACGACTTCAACCACGTCGTCCTGGTGCGCGGCGGCGAGCACCTCACGCGGTCCCTGGTCTACGTGGACCACACCCTGGTCGACGGCGTCGTCAACGGCACGGCGGCCTCGGTCGGCGGCCTCTCCGGGCGGCTGCGCAAACTGCAGAACGGCTACGCCCGCTCCTACGCGGTCTCGATGTTCGGCGGCGCTGCGGTGCTCATCGCCGCGACCCTGCTGATGAGGGCGGTCTGATACCGATGTCCTTTCCCCTGCTGACAGCGACGGCGGTCCTGCCCGCGGTCGGCGCGATCGCCACGGCAGCCGTCCCGGCCGCCCGGCGGACCGCCGCCAAGTGGCTCGCCCTGCTCGTCTCGCTCGCCACGCTCGGTCTCGCGCTGACCGTGCTCGTACGGTTCGACCCCGACGGCGACCGCTATCAACTGACCGAATCGCACGCCTGGATCAGTGAGTTCGGGGTGCGCTACGAGCTCGGGGTCGACGGCATCGCCGTCGCGCTCCTCGCGCTCACCGCGCTCCTGATCCCCTTCATCATCCTGGCGGGCTGGCACGACGCCGACCCCCTGGAGACGAAGTCGTCCCGCTGGCGCCCGACCCAGGGCTTCTTCGCCCTGATCCTGGCCGTCGAAGCGATGGTGATCATCTCCTTCGAGGCGACGGACGTCTTCCTCTTCTACATCTTCTTCGAAGCCATGCTCATCCCGATGTACTTCCTCATCGGCGGCTTCGGTGACCGCGCCCACGCGGGCACGGACGAGAACGCCTCGGCGCAGCGCTCGTACGCGGCCGTGAAGTTCCTCCTGTACAACCTCGTCGGCGGCCTCATCATGCTGGCCGCCGTGATCGGGCTCTACGTAGTGGCGGGAAACTTCTCCCTCCAGGAGATCTCCGCCGCGCGCGCGGACGGCTCGCTCGACATGGCGACCAACACGGAGCGGCTGCTCTTCCTCGGCTTCTTCTTCGCCTTCGCGGTGAAGGCGCCGCTGTGGCCGCTGCACACCTGGCTGCCGAACGCGATGGGGGAGTCCACCGCCCCGGTCGCCGTCCTGATCACCGCGGTCGTGGACAAGGTCGGCACGTTCGCGATGCTGCGGTTCTGCCTCGGCCTCTTCCCGGAGGCGAGCGACTGGGCGACGCCGGTCGTCCTCGTCCTCGCGCTGATCAGCATCATCTACGGAGCGCTGCTCGCGGTCGGCCAGCGCGACATCAAGCGCCTGGTGGCGTACGCGTCGATCTCGCACTTCGGCTTCATCATCCTCGGCATCTTCGCGATGACCTCGCAGGGCCAGTCCGGCGCGACGCTCTACATGGTCAACCACGGCATCTCGACCGCCGCGCTGATGCTGGTCGCCGGCTTCCTGATCTCGCGGCGCGGCTCGCGTCTGATCGCCGACTACGGAGGGGTGCAGAAGGTCGCACCGGTGCTCGCCGGTACCTTCCTGATCGGCGGCCTGGCCACGCTCTCGCTGCCCGGCCTCGCACCGTTCGTCAGCGAATTCCTGGTCCTCGTCGGCGCGTTCGCGCGCTATCCGGTGGTCGGGATCATCGCGACCGTCGGCATCGTGCTGGCCGCGCTGTACACGCTCGTCCTCTACCAGCGGACGATGACGGGGCCCGTGAAGGCGGAGGTCTCGGCCATGCCCGACCTGCGGGTGCGTGAACTGGTCGTCGTCGCCCCGCTGATCGCCCTCCTGATCGGCCTGGGCGTCTACCCGAAGCCGCTCACCGATCTGGTGAACCCGGCGGTCGAGCACACGATGTCCGACGTACAGAAGAAAGACCCCAAGCCCGATGTGGAGGCGGCCAAGTGAGCGCAACAGCCGTCCACAGCCTGTGGACAACGGCGGCCGACCCGATCGACAAGATCGACGCGCCCACCATCGAGTACGGGCAGCTGTCGCCGGTGCTGATCGTCATCGGCGCGGCCGTCATCGGAGTGCTCATCGAGGCCTTCGTCCCGCGCAAGTCCCGTTACTACGCCCAGCTGTTCCTCTCCGTGGTCTCCCTGGCCGCCGCCTTCGCCGCGGTCGTCGGGCTCGCGGCCCGCGGCTTCGGGACCACCAAGGCGCAGATCGCCGCGATGGGTGCCATCGCCGTCGACGGACCAGCCCTCTTCCTCCAGGGCACGATCCTGCTCACCGGAATCGTCGCGATCTTCACCTTCGCGGAGCGGCGTCTCGACCCGGTGGCGCACGGCAACCGCGTCGACTCGTTCGTGGCGCAGGCCGGGTCCGTCCCGGGCAGTGAGGGCGAACAGGCCGCCACCAAAGCCGGTTTCGCCACCACCGAGGTGTTCCCGCTGGCGCTCTTCGCCATCGGCGGCATGCTCGTCTTCCCGGCGGCCAACGACCTCCTGACGCTCTTCATCGCACTGGAAGTCTTCTCCCTGCCGCTGTACCTGCTGTGCGCCCTCGCCCGCCGCAAGCGCCTCATGTCGCAGGAATCCGCCGTCAAGTACTTCCTGCTCGGCGCGTTCGCATCGGCGTTCACGCTCTTCGGCATCGCGCTCCTCTACGGATACGCGGGCTCCGTGTCGTACGCGACGGTCGCGGACGTCGTCGAGGGCAACGTCAAGACCGTGGACCCTGCGCTCGCCGACACCATGGGCAACGACGCGCTGCTCCTCATCGGCGTCGCGATGGTGGTGATGGGGCTGCTCTTCAAGGTGGGCGCGGTGCCGTTCCACATGTGGACCCCGGACGTGTACCAGGGCGCCCCGACACCGGTCACCGGCTTCATGGCGGCGGCGACGAAGGTGGCCGCCTTCGGTGCCCTCCTGCGCCTCCTCTACGTGGTCCTTCCCGGGCTGCGCTGGGATTGGCGGCCGGTCATGTGGGGTGTCGCGGTCATCACGATGCTGGGCGGCGCGATCATCGCGATCACGCAGACCGACATCAAGCGGCTCCTCGCGTATTCGTCCGTCGCACACGCGGGTTTCATCCTCGCCGGTGTCATCGCCACCACCCCGGACGGCATCTCCTCCGTCCTCTTCTACCTGGGTGCCTACTCCTTCGTGACCATCGGCGCCTTCGCGGTCGTCACGCTGGTGCGGGACGCGGGCGGCGAGGCGACGCACCTCTCCAAGTGGGCGGGGCTCGGCCGCAGGTCCCCGCTGGTGGCAGCGGTCTTCGCGGTCTTCCTCCTCGCCTTCGCCGGCATTCCGCTGACCTCCGGGTTCGCCGGGAAGTTCGCGGTCTTCAAGGCGGCGGCGGAGGGCGGCGCGGGCCCGCTGGTCGTGGTCGGTGTGCTGTCGTCGGCGATCGCCGCGTTCTTCTACATCCGCGTGATCGTGCTGATGTTCTTCAGCGAGCCGAAGGCGGACGGCCCCACGGTCGCCGTGCCCTCGCCGCTGACGATGACGGCGATCGGCGTGGGCGTCGCGGTGACGCTCGTGCTCGGTGTGGCCCCGCAGTACTTCCTGGACCTGGCGAACCAGGCGGGAGTCTTCGTCCGCTAGCCACGGTCCTTCGTCTGCACGCTGCCGCCCGGCATCCCGAGAAGGGGTGCCGGGCGGCGGCCTGTGGATAACTGTCCGGGGTGTCGGTGGGGAGCCCTATCGTGGAGGCAGTGGTCGAGGTAGTGGCCGAGGCAGGAAGCACGGCGGGGGACAGGGCGATGGATGGGACTCAAGGCATGAGCGAGGTGACGGCGCCGACAGTGGCGCCGGGCGCGGCGACCGGCACCGTGACGGAGAGCGACGCGCTGCGCACGCTCCACCGCGTCTTCGGGTACGACGCCTTCCGCGGCGAGCAGGAATCGATCATCGACCACGTGGTGGCCGGCGGGGACGCCGTCGTCCTCATGCCGACCGGCGGCGGCAAATCCCTCTGCTACCAGATCCCGGCCCTGGTCAGGCCCGGCACCGGCGTCGTGATCTCCCCGCTCATCGCGCTGATGCAGGACCAGGTGGACGCGCTGCGGGCGCTCGGTGTGCGGGCCGGGTTCATCAACTCCACGCAGGACTTCGACGAGCGGCGCGTGATGGAGGCGGAGTTCCTCGCGGGCGAACTCGACGTGCTCTATCTGGCACCGGAGCGGCTGCGCCTGGACGCGACTCTGGACCTCCTCGGGCGGGCCAAGATCTCGGTCTTCGCCATCGACGAGGCGCACTGCGTCGCCCAGTGGGGCCACGACTTCCGCCCCGACTACCTCGCCCTCTCCCTCCTCGGGGAGCGCTGGCCGGACGTGCCGCGGATCGCCCTGACCGCGACGGCCACCGACGCCACGCACCGGGAGATCACGCACCGGCTCGGCATGCCCGACGCCCGGCACTTCGTGGCGAGCTTCGACCGGCCCAACATCCAGTACCGCATCGTGCCGAAGGCCGAGCCGAAGAAGCAGCTCCTCGCCTTCCTGAAGGAGGAGCACGCCGGCGACGCCGGGATCGTCTACTGCCTTTCGCGCAATTCGGTGGAGAAAACCGCCGAGTTCCTCTGCAAGAACGGCATCGAGGCCGTCCCGTACCACGCGGGTCTGGACGGCGGCACGCGCGCCGCGCACCAGTCCCGCTTCCTGCGGGAGGACGGCCTCGTCGTCTGCGCGACGATCGCCTTCGGCATGGGCATCGACAAGCCCGACGTTCGCTTCGTCGCCCACCTCGACCTGCCCAAGTCGGTTGAGGGGTATTACCAGGAGACGGGCCGCGCGGGCCGCGACGGACTGCCGTCGACGGCCTGGATGGCGTATGGCCTCCAGGACGTCGTGCAGCAGCGGAAGCTCATCCAGGGCGGCGAGGGAGACGAGGCGTTCCGGCGCCGCGCCTCCTCCCATCTGGACTCGATGCTGGCGCTCTGCGAGACCGCCCAGTGCCGCCGCGCGCAGCTCCTGACCTACTTCGGCCAGGAGGCGGGCGCGGAGTCCTGCGGCAACTGCGACACCTGCCTGACCCCGCCCGAGACGTGGGACGGCACGGTGGCGGCGCAGAAGGTCCTCTCCACGGTCGTGCGCCTGCAGCGTGAGCGGGGCCAGAAGTTCGGTGCGGGCCAGATCATCGACATCCTCCTCGGCAAGAAGACCGCGAAGGTCATCCAGTTCGACCACGACCAGCTCTCGGTCTTCGGCATCGGCGAGGAGCTGGCGGAGGCCGAGTGGCGTGGCGTCATCCGCCAGCTGCTTGCCCAGGGCCTGATCGCGGTCGAGGGGGAGTACGGCACGCTGGTGCTCACGGACACGAGCGGCTCCGTCCTCGGCCGTGAGCGCGAGGTGCGCCTGCGGAAGGAGCCGAAGCGGGCACCGGCGGCGCGGGCGGCCAAGAGTGACCGCAAGGCGAAGTCGGCGGCGGCGGTCGCCGAGCTCCCCCAGGAAGCGGTCCCCCTGTTCGAGGCACTGCGCGCCTGGCGCGCGGCCCAGGCAAAGGAACAGGGAGTCCCGGCGTACGTGATCTTCCACGACGCCACGCTCCGAGAGATCGCCACATTGCGTCCCACGTCCGTGGGGGACCTGGCGGGCATCAGCGGAGTCGGCGAGAAGAAGCGGGCGACGTACGGGGATGGCGTGGTCGGAGTTGTCGCCGAGTTCTTGGGCGGGGCGGCTGCGGCGGCCGGGGCGGTTGCGACAGACGGGGCGCCTGCGGCGGGCAGGGCGGTTGCGACGAGTGGGGCGCCTGCCATGCCGGAGGCACCGCTCAGTGATGAGGAGGAGCCGGACTGGGGGGCCGAGGAGCCGGACTGGTAGGCGCCCCCTGCCTACGAAGATCACGTGGGTGCGGCGGTCTCTGGGGCGGCGCTCATCGGCGCTTCCACAGGGCGGAGTTTCGCGGGTCGGAGCGGCGTATCGGTCGGGAACCACCGAGGCGTGCACGTACGTGTGATGGGATCACGCGTGGTCCAGCGCCTCCCTCACCGCCCGCAAGGCCGCCGCGTCGTCCGCCCCGAGGGAGCGGGCTTCGGCTACGAACTGTGCCGCCAGCACGGCGAGTTGCCCGGGGTCAGGAGTGGCCGTGCCCGCCGGAAGCGGGGCGACCCTCGTGCCGGCGCCGCGGCGCGTGTGGATGAGGGAGGCCGCTTCCAGCGCGCGGTAGGAGCGGGCCACCGTTCCTGCTGCCAGGCCCAGGTCGGCGGCGAGTTGGCGGACGGGTGGGAGGCGTTCACCCTCGGCGAGGCGGCCCGTGGTGATGAGGGCGGCGAGTTGCGCCCGGATCTGTTCGTAGGGCGGGACGGGGCTCGTGGTGTCGACCCGGACGGCGGGGCCTCTGGCCGGGCCCGTCATCGGCGGCCCGCCCGGGGAGCGACGATCGTGGTCAGGGACCACGCCATCGTGGATGCCGCGGACAGGGCCACGGGGACGAGTATCCAGGCCGACCCGGACGCGCCCATGCAGTCGAGGCCCAGAAGCGAGCCTGCGGCGAAGGTCGTCGTTCCCAGCAGGGGAGTGGAGACCAGCAGCCCCCAGGCCGCGGTGATCGCGAGCGCCCGGTCACGGCGTGGCTGTTCCTCCGAGGGGCGGCGGGCTATCCGGCGCAGGGACCACGCGCACGCGGCTGTGCCGAGGGCGAGCGAGGCCAGGACCGGGCCTCCGTAGAAGAGGCCGGGCCAGGGGCCGACGGTCTGGGTCATGCCCTGGCAGGTGGCGGACAGGGTGCGTCCGGCTCGGCCCTGGTCGTCGGGCGAGGCCATGACGGCGGCCGTGACGACGAGGGCGATGAGGGCCAGCGCCTGTGCGACGAGCAGGTGTGTTGTCCGGCGCGGTACGTAGTCCCTGACTCTGCGCGGGGTGAGGCCGGCGCTGCGGATCGGGCCGCGGGGCGGAGGTGTGAGGGCGTCGCCGAGCAGTACTCCGGCGACGGCGCAGAGGCCGAACGCCGGTATGGCGTACAGGATCCCGATGCCCAGGCCGTCGTCGCGGGACGCCACCGCCCAGGCCGCGGCGGCACCTGCGGCGAGGCCGGCCCACCGGGCGTACAGATCTACGCGGGCGCGCGCGGCTTCCTCTGGCGGGAGAGGAGGGGCAGGCGAGGGGGATGAGGGAGGTGAGAGCGCTGACGCGGTACGGGTCGTGGCGGTACTCGTGTCGGTGTCGGTGTGCTGCATGGTGAACCCCCGAGTGATCGGTGCCGGGTGGTCGGGCCCGGACCTGTACTCAGCGCCCGTTTGTATCAAGCGCTGAGTACAAGTTCACCTCACTCGGAGTTTTGTGTCAAGTGTTTGGTACAAGCTCGTGGAGTGGGGGTCAGCGCGCTGCCGCGATCCGGCCCGTCACCTCGCCCAGTCCGACCTTCGTGCCGTTCGGGCCCGGTGCCCAAGCCGAGAGCGTGACCACGTCGCCGTCCTCCAGGAAAGTCCGCTTGCCGTCCGGAAGTTCGAGGGGGTCGCGACCGTTCCAGGTCATCTCGATCAGCGAGCCGAACTGGCCGGGCTCGGGGCCGCTGACCGTGCCCGAGCCGTACAGGTCGCCGGTGCGCAACGAGGCGCCGTTGACCGTCATGTGCGCGAGCTGCTGCGCGGCCGTCCAGTACACCGTGGAGAACGGCGGTTCCGAGATGACCTGGCCGTTCAGGGTGACGGTCATGCGCAGGTCATAGCCGCCCGGCTCGTCCGCCGCGGACTCCGCGGAGTCGTCCAGGTAGGGCAGGAGCTGGTGCGTGCGCTCGGGGGGTGCGATCCGCGCCGAGTCCAGTGCTTCCAGCGGGGTGATCCATGCCGACACCGACGTGGCGAACGACTTGCCGAGGAACGGGCCGAGCGGCACGTACTCCCATGCCTGGATGTCGCGTGCGGACCAATCGTTGAGGAGGGTCAGTCCGAAGACGTGCTCCCGGAAGTCCGCGAGGGGGACGGCGGTGCCCTGCTCCGATGAGGCGCCGACGACGAACCCGACCTCCGCCTCGATGTCGAGCCGGACGGACGGGCCGAAGACGGGGACCGGGTCCGCGGGTGACTTGCGCTGGCCCGTCGGGCGGACGACGTCCGTGCCGGACACCACGACCGTGCCGGACCGGCCGTGGTAACCGATGGGCAGGTGCTTCCAGTTGGGCGTCAGCGGTGACGGCGCGTCCGGCCGGAACATCTGCCCCAGGTTGGAGGCGTGGTGCTCGGAGGCGTAGAAGTCGACGTAGTCCGCGACCTCGAAGGGCAGGTGCAGGGTCACGTCGGAGAGGGGGTGCAGCAGGGGGCGTACGGCCTCACGGTGGGCGGGCACCGTCACCCATGCCGTCAGTGCGCGCCGCACGTCGGACCAGGCCCTGCGGCCTGCGGCGAGGAGCGGGTTCAGCGTGGTCCGGGCGAGGAGTGAGACGTAGGGGGAGCCGAGCGCGGCGGCCGCGGCGCCCGCGTCCAGGACGTACGAGCCGAGCCGTACCCCCACCCTGCGTCGGCCGTCCGCCTCCCCGGCCAGGGAGAACACGCCGTAGGGAAGGTTGTGGGGGCCGAAGGGGTCGCCCTCGGGAAGTCCGAAGGGATCGCCTCCGGGAAGGTCGGCGGAGTCACCGGCGGCGGGGTCGAGCGGGGTCTGCTCGGACATGCGTACCTGCCTCGCTTTCCATAGGGATGTGCCACACGTTACGTGTGGATACCCCAGTTGCGGCAGTGTCTAAAGAGTCAGCAATGTGCGGATAAGACCCGCTGAACCCTTCGATTCCACCTCGTGTGCGGCGCACTTGGCGCTCGCATATGACTACCCGGCACGGGCGGCGCGGCATAGTCGGAACGAGGCATGCCGGAATGTAATCCTCCACTTTTCGGTGAACCGGCGGGCACCGGATACGGTCCGGGCTCACCCGCCCGTATGCGCACCTTGCCAAGCAGCTTCCGGCCGGGCCCAGGATCCGTATTCTCTGGATCATGTCCGCCTCCCTCGCATATGCACTCATCGCCACTGACCTGGACGGGACGCTGCTGCGCGGCGACGACACGGTCTCGGACCGGTCGCGGCGGGCGCTGGCCGCCGCCGGCGGGGCGGGCGCCCGGCACCTCGTGGTGACAGGCCGTCCGGCCCCACGCGTGCGGCCGCTCTTCGACGCACTCGGGTACGACGGCCTGGCCGTGTGCGGTCAAGGAGCCCAGCTGTACGACGCGGGCGCGCACCGGATGGAGTGGTCGGTGACGCTCGACCGCGAGCTCGCCGAAGTCGCGCTCGGAAAGATCGAGGCAGAGGTCGGGCAGGTCCACGCGGCCGTGGACCAGGACGGCGTGGAGGGCCTCACGCTCATCGAGCCGGGGTACGAGATGCCGCACCCCACGCTGCCCGCGGTGCGGGTGCCTGGGCGGGACGTGCTGTGGGAGGAGCCCATCAGCAAGGTGCTGCTGCGCCATCCGACGCTGGCCGACGACGAGTTGGCGGCGGTGGCGCGGGGCGCGGCGGGCTCGCTGGCGTCGGTGACCATGTCAGGGCCGGGCACGGTGGAGCTCCAGCCGTGCGGGGTGACCAAGGCGACCGGGCTCGCGCTGGCCGCCGAGCGGCTCGGACTGACGGCCGCCGACACGATCGCCTTCGGGGACATGCCCAACGACATCCCCATGTTCCTGTGGGCCGCGCACGGCGTGGCCATGGCCAATGCCCACGGGGAACTGAAATCGGTGGCCGATGAGTTGACCCTCTCGAACGAGGACGACGGCATCGCCGTCGTCCTCGAACGTCTCATGGGGTTCTGACGTCTTACGAAGGCTCTAGCCGGCCGTCCGCCGGATCCGCTTCTCCCAGGTGCGGTGAAAGACGATCTCGTCACCGTCCTTGCACACCACCTCGTTCGACGTGATGAAGTCCGCCGCGTCGCAGGTGATCTCCGAACGTGTCTCCACGCGCGTGTCCCAGCCGAGGTCGGGCCGGTGCAGTCGGATCGTCCAGTCCGAGCGGGTGCGGGCGCTCAGCGGGTCGCCCTCCTGGATCGTGTACGTCTCCAGGGCGTCCTCGGTGAACTCCAGCCCATCGGGGTACACGCGCGTGCCGCCGTACCGCGGGTCGACCTCGAGCCGCCACTCGCCCTTGGCGACATCGCGTACGACCAGGCGCTCGGGCCGCTGCTCGTCCAGGGTCGCCGGATACACCACGCCCAGCGGCTCCGACTGCTCGGCGGGTGCGAAGGTGATCGACGGGTCCAAGTCGCCGTCTCGAACCGGAAGTTCCAGGGTGCTGCCGACGGGCTCCAGGGTGAAGCCCACCGAGTCGGCCTGCGGCCAGATCCAGGGCCAGTAGGCCGAGGACACGGCGAGCCGGATGCGGTGGCCCGGCGGGAAGGTGTGGCCGATGCCGTTCAGCTCGAACGTGACGTCCTCGGTGGCGCCGAGGGGCCAGGCGTCCGCGCGGTCCCTGCCGTTCCGTGCGGAGAGGTTCAGGACACCCCGGGTGACGAGGGTGGACGAGCCGTCCGGCGCGACGTCACAGAGTCGTGCGACGGCCTGGCCGTACGGCACGTCCATCCGCAGCCGCAGGGTCACCTTGGGGCGCCCCAGGATGCGTACCCGCGCGGGCACCTCGAACTCGAAGCACGCCGACTTCGCGTCCTCGTCCCGCTGGTCCGGCGGCAGGTCCGCGTCGTTGCCGAAGGGGAAGTAGCGGCCCGCGTCCAGGCCCGTGTGCTGGGGGGAGGCGACGACTACGGGGGTGCCCTGGAGGGCGTACGGGACGGGGGTGACGTTCGGGGACGGCCAGGAGGGGTCGCCCACCCAGCCGCCGGACAGCTCCCGGTAGACCGTCGCCGGCGGGTGGGAATCGCTGATCCAGGAGCGCAGCTTCGGCTCGGCCATCACTCCGGAGTCGATGCCTTTGAGGTGGTGGTCCCACCAGCGCAGGGTCTCCTGGAGGAAACCGATGGAGGGTCCCGGGGGCAGCCCGCGGTCCGGGTACTGGTGCGACCAGGGACCGATGAGGCCGCGCACCCTGTCGTCGGGGAGGTGCTCGACGAGGCGCAGGACTGTGTCGCGGTACGGGTCGTGCCAGCCGCCCACCGCGAGGACCGCGGCGCCGATCGCGGAGTAGTCCTCGCAGACGCTGCCGTGCCGCCAGTAGTCGTCCCGGGTCTGGTGGTCCAGCCAGGTGTGGATGAAGGGCTCCACGGCCGCGAGGCGCGTCAGCCACATGTCGCGCCAGGCGTCGCCCACGAAGTGCGGGTCCGGCGGACGCG
This window encodes:
- the fahA gene encoding fumarylacetoacetase, which translates into the protein MSEQTPLDPAAGDSADLPGGDPFGLPEGDPFGPHNLPYGVFSLAGEADGRRRVGVRLGSYVLDAGAAAAALGSPYVSLLARTTLNPLLAAGRRAWSDVRRALTAWVTVPAHREAVRPLLHPLSDVTLHLPFEVADYVDFYASEHHASNLGQMFRPDAPSPLTPNWKHLPIGYHGRSGTVVVSGTDVVRPTGQRKSPADPVPVFGPSVRLDIEAEVGFVVGASSEQGTAVPLADFREHVFGLTLLNDWSARDIQAWEYVPLGPFLGKSFATSVSAWITPLEALDSARIAPPERTHQLLPYLDDSAESAADEPGGYDLRMTVTLNGQVISEPPFSTVYWTAAQQLAHMTVNGASLRTGDLYGSGTVSGPEPGQFGSLIEMTWNGRDPLELPDGKRTFLEDGDVVTLSAWAPGPNGTKVGLGEVTGRIAAAR
- a CDS encoding NADH-quinone oxidoreductase subunit M, with translation MSFPLLTATAVLPAVGAIATAAVPAARRTAAKWLALLVSLATLGLALTVLVRFDPDGDRYQLTESHAWISEFGVRYELGVDGIAVALLALTALLIPFIILAGWHDADPLETKSSRWRPTQGFFALILAVEAMVIISFEATDVFLFYIFFEAMLIPMYFLIGGFGDRAHAGTDENASAQRSYAAVKFLLYNLVGGLIMLAAVIGLYVVAGNFSLQEISAARADGSLDMATNTERLLFLGFFFAFAVKAPLWPLHTWLPNAMGESTAPVAVLITAVVDKVGTFAMLRFCLGLFPEASDWATPVVLVLALISIIYGALLAVGQRDIKRLVAYASISHFGFIILGIFAMTSQGQSGATLYMVNHGISTAALMLVAGFLISRRGSRLIADYGGVQKVAPVLAGTFLIGGLATLSLPGLAPFVSEFLVLVGAFARYPVVGIIATVGIVLAALYTLVLYQRTMTGPVKAEVSAMPDLRVRELVVVAPLIALLIGLGVYPKPLTDLVNPAVEHTMSDVQKKDPKPDVEAAK
- a CDS encoding HAD family hydrolase, yielding MSASLAYALIATDLDGTLLRGDDTVSDRSRRALAAAGGAGARHLVVTGRPAPRVRPLFDALGYDGLAVCGQGAQLYDAGAHRMEWSVTLDRELAEVALGKIEAEVGQVHAAVDQDGVEGLTLIEPGYEMPHPTLPAVRVPGRDVLWEEPISKVLLRHPTLADDELAAVARGAAGSLASVTMSGPGTVELQPCGVTKATGLALAAERLGLTAADTIAFGDMPNDIPMFLWAAHGVAMANAHGELKSVADELTLSNEDDGIAVVLERLMGF
- the recQ gene encoding DNA helicase RecQ, with product MSEVTAPTVAPGAATGTVTESDALRTLHRVFGYDAFRGEQESIIDHVVAGGDAVVLMPTGGGKSLCYQIPALVRPGTGVVISPLIALMQDQVDALRALGVRAGFINSTQDFDERRVMEAEFLAGELDVLYLAPERLRLDATLDLLGRAKISVFAIDEAHCVAQWGHDFRPDYLALSLLGERWPDVPRIALTATATDATHREITHRLGMPDARHFVASFDRPNIQYRIVPKAEPKKQLLAFLKEEHAGDAGIVYCLSRNSVEKTAEFLCKNGIEAVPYHAGLDGGTRAAHQSRFLREDGLVVCATIAFGMGIDKPDVRFVAHLDLPKSVEGYYQETGRAGRDGLPSTAWMAYGLQDVVQQRKLIQGGEGDEAFRRRASSHLDSMLALCETAQCRRAQLLTYFGQEAGAESCGNCDTCLTPPETWDGTVAAQKVLSTVVRLQRERGQKFGAGQIIDILLGKKTAKVIQFDHDQLSVFGIGEELAEAEWRGVIRQLLAQGLIAVEGEYGTLVLTDTSGSVLGREREVRLRKEPKRAPAARAAKSDRKAKSAAAVAELPQEAVPLFEALRAWRAAQAKEQGVPAYVIFHDATLREIATLRPTSVGDLAGISGVGEKKRATYGDGVVGVVAEFLGGAAAAAGAVATDGAPAAGRAVATSGAPAMPEAPLSDEEEPDWGAEEPDW
- the nuoN gene encoding NADH-quinone oxidoreductase subunit NuoN; the encoded protein is MSATAVHSLWTTAADPIDKIDAPTIEYGQLSPVLIVIGAAVIGVLIEAFVPRKSRYYAQLFLSVVSLAAAFAAVVGLAARGFGTTKAQIAAMGAIAVDGPALFLQGTILLTGIVAIFTFAERRLDPVAHGNRVDSFVAQAGSVPGSEGEQAATKAGFATTEVFPLALFAIGGMLVFPAANDLLTLFIALEVFSLPLYLLCALARRKRLMSQESAVKYFLLGAFASAFTLFGIALLYGYAGSVSYATVADVVEGNVKTVDPALADTMGNDALLLIGVAMVVMGLLFKVGAVPFHMWTPDVYQGAPTPVTGFMAAATKVAAFGALLRLLYVVLPGLRWDWRPVMWGVAVITMLGGAIIAITQTDIKRLLAYSSVAHAGFILAGVIATTPDGISSVLFYLGAYSFVTIGAFAVVTLVRDAGGEATHLSKWAGLGRRSPLVAAVFAVFLLAFAGIPLTSGFAGKFAVFKAAAEGGAGPLVVVGVLSSAIAAFFYIRVIVLMFFSEPKADGPTVAVPSPLTMTAIGVGVAVTLVLGVAPQYFLDLANQAGVFVR
- a CDS encoding CocE/NonD family hydrolase, coding for MQIRDSYPYETTREDFRVPLADGTTLYARVWRPVTDEPVPVLLEYLPYRLSDWTAPRDWQRHPWYAGHGYASVRVDVRGHGNSEGLPTDEYSAQELADGVEVVNWLAAQEWSTGKVGMFGISWGGFNSLQIAALAPEPLKAIVTVCSADDRYDNDVHYMGGSVLAVDMHAWAATMLAFVSRPPDPHFVGDAWRDMWLTRLAAVEPFIHTWLDHQTRDDYWRHGSVCEDYSAIGAAVLAVGGWHDPYRDTVLRLVEHLPDDRVRGLIGPWSHQYPDRGLPPGPSIGFLQETLRWWDHHLKGIDSGVMAEPKLRSWISDSHPPATVYRELSGGWVGDPSWPSPNVTPVPYALQGTPVVVASPQHTGLDAGRYFPFGNDADLPPDQRDEDAKSACFEFEVPARVRILGRPKVTLRLRMDVPYGQAVARLCDVAPDGSSTLVTRGVLNLSARNGRDRADAWPLGATEDVTFELNGIGHTFPPGHRIRLAVSSAYWPWIWPQADSVGFTLEPVGSTLELPVRDGDLDPSITFAPAEQSEPLGVVYPATLDEQRPERLVVRDVAKGEWRLEVDPRYGGTRVYPDGLEFTEDALETYTIQEGDPLSARTRSDWTIRLHRPDLGWDTRVETRSEITCDAADFITSNEVVCKDGDEIVFHRTWEKRIRRTAG
- a CDS encoding GntR family transcriptional regulator, which translates into the protein MTGPARGPAVRVDTTSPVPPYEQIRAQLAALITTGRLAEGERLPPVRQLAADLGLAAGTVARSYRALEAASLIHTRRGAGTRVAPLPAGTATPDPGQLAVLAAQFVAEARSLGADDAAALRAVREALDHA